CCGCGCAAATGACCGTTGTCGGCATCAGCAAGCCCGGCGGCCCGGAAGTGCTGCTACCGGAAACCCGCAGCGTTCCCGTGCCCGGTCCGGGCGAAATCCTGGTCAAGGTGATGTCCGCCGGCGTCAACCGCCCCGACGTCGCGCAGCGCTCCGGCGCCTACCCGCCGCCGCCCGGCGCCAGCGACCTGCCCGGCCTTGAAATCGCCGGCGAAGTGGTCGCGCTCGGCGCTGATACCAGCAAGCACAAGCTCGGCGACAAGGTGATGTCGCTGGTCGCCGGCGGCGGTTACGCCCAATATTGCATCGCGCAAGACGCGCAGGCCATGACGGTGCCACCACAGCTGTCGATCCAGGAAGCCGGCGCAATCCCGGAAACCCTGATGACGGTCTGGCACAATGTGTTCGAGCGCGGCGGGCTGAAGCCCGGCGAAACCCTGCTGATCCATGGCGGCTCTTCCGGCATTGGCACCATGGCGATCCAGCTGGCCAAGGCGTTCGGCTCGAAGGTGATCGTGACCGTCGGATCGCAGCAAAAGGCCGACGCCTGCCTGAAGCTCGGCGCCGACCGCGCCATCAACTACAAGACCGAAGACTTCGTCGCCGCGGTCAAGGCGGAAACCAACAATGCGGGCGCCAACCTCATTCTCGATATGGTCGCCGGCGACTATGTCGACCGCAACTATGATGCCGCCGCGGTCGACGGCCGCATCGTGCAGATCGCGACCCTCAACGGCCCCAAGGTCACGGTCAACATCGCCAAGGTGATGGTGAAACGGCTGACCCATACCGGTTCCACGCTGCGTCCCCGTACTAATGCGGATAAGGCGGCGATGGTCGCCGCGATCGAGGCCAAGGTGATGCCGCTGCTGCGCGAGGGCCGCGTAAAACCGCTGATCGACAGCACATTTCCGCTGGAAAAGGCCGCCGACGCGCACCGGCGGATGGAGACCTCCGAACATATTGGCAAAATTGTGTTGTCGGTTTAACGATGAGGCGCGAAGCCCGGGCGGAAACCCTTTGATTTGCTTCGCTTTCATGTCATTTATCGCGGCAACACGGGGCGATGCGCTGGCCCCGGAAATTCGTTGACCGCGGAGTACTGACATTGCGTCTGATCAGGCGCCTTGCGCTGGTTGCGCTGGGCTTCATGATTGTTGCGGCCGCGACCCCGGCGCGCGCCATCGACGCGGTCAGCGTCCGCAGTGACGCGCCTGCGATCGACCTCACCGCGGTGCTCGATCATCAGCGCAGCGACACCGACCGCATCCAGGTTTCCACCGCGCCCGGAACCGACGGCATCGTCCGCCGCATCGAGGTCCGCGCCCGCGAAGGCGGCCAGAACTGGGTGGTGTTCGCGCTGGCCAACAACACCGACGACCAGCTCGACCGCCTGATCGTCGCCCCCCATTATCGCATCGTGTCGTCGGGCCTGCTGTGGCCCGATCTCGGACTGTCGCGCATTGCAACGATCACGCCGTCGACCGGCGACCGGCCCGAGCGCCAGGAAAGTGCGACCGCCGACATCTTCCGCATCACGCTCGACCCCGGCGCCGTCGTCACCTACGTCGCGGAGCTGCGCACCGACAAGCTGCCGCAGCTCTATCTGTGGGAACCCGACGCCTACAAGGACAAGGTCAACTCGTTCACGCTCTACCAGGGCATCGTGATCGGCATTTCCGGACTCCTGGCGCTCGTGCTCACCATTCTGTTCGTGGTCAAGGGCAGCATCATGTTCCCGGCCGCCGCCGCGCTGGCATGGGCGGTGCTGGTCTATATCGGCGTCGATTTCGGCTTCTGGGGCAAGGTGCTCGACATGTCGAACAACGCCGAGCGCGTCTGGCGCGCGGCGGGCGAGGCGATCCTCGCCGCGACGCTGTTGGTGTTTCTGTTCGCCTATCTCAATCTCAGCCGCTGGCATGTGCGCTATTCCCACATCACGGTCGGCTGGCTGGCCTTCCTCGGCTCGCTGGTGGCATTGGCGCTGTTCGATCCGGCCGTGGCCTCCGGCATCGCGCGGATGTCGCTGGTCTTGATCGCCTTCGCCGGATTCGCGCTGATCGTCTATCTCTCGACCCATGGTTTCGACCGCGCCGTGCTGTTGATCCCGACTTGGTTCCTGCTGGTGATCTGGGTGGTTGCCGCCGGCATGACGGTGGCGGGCTCTGTCACCAACGACATCGTCGGCCCCGCATTGCTCGGCGGACTGGTGCTGATCGTGATGCTGATCGGGTTTACGGTGATGCAGCACGCGTTTGCCGGCGGCGGCGCCACCACCGGCGTCGTCTCCGACGTCGAGCGCCGCGCGCTGGCGCTGACCGGTTCGGGCGACCTGATCTGGGACTGGGACGTTTCCGCCGACAAGGTGTTCACCAGCCCCGAGACCGAGAGCCTGCTCGGCCTGAAACGCGGCACGCTGGAAGGCCCTGCCGCCAAGTGGCTCGAAGTGCTGCATCCGCTCGACCAGGATCGGTTCAGGGCCGCCCTCGACTCTGTGCTCGACCAGCGCCGCGGCCGGCTGGTGCAGGATTTCCGACTGCGCACGCCGGACGGTCACTTCATGTGGTTCGCGCTGAAGGCGCGCCCGGTGGTCGGCTCCGACGGCGAGGTCTCGCGCGTGGTCGGCACGCTGACCGACGTCACCGACGCCAAGAACGCCGAAGAGCGGATGTTGCACGACAGCGTGCATGACAATCTCACCGGCCTGCCGAACCGCAAGCTGTTCATGGACCGCTTGGGCGCCGTCGCCAATTTCGCCAAGTCGATGCCGAACCTGCGGCCGACGCTGATGGTGATCGACCTCGATCGCTTCAAACAGGTCAATGATTCCGTCGGCATCGCGGTCGGCGATTCGATCCTGCTGACGCTGGCGCGGCGGCTGACCCGGATTCTCAAGCCGCAGGACACGCTGGCTCGTCTCGCCGGCGACCAGTTCGGCCTGATCCTGATGTCGGAGCAGGACCCGGCGCGGATCACCGCCTTTGCCGAGACCATCCGCAAGACCATCCGCGCGCCGATCGCCTTCAACGACCGTGAGATATTCCTGACCGCTTCGATCGGCCTCGCGCTGAGCGATCCGCAGACGCAGTTGTCCGACGAGATCATCAAGGATGCCGAGTTGGCGATGTACCATTCCAAGCGCATCGGCGGCGACCGCATCGACGTCTACAAGCCAGCGATGCGCGCCCGCAAGACCGACCGGCTGACGCTGGAAAGCGAATTGCGCCGCGCCATCGAGCGGCAGGAAATCACCATTCTGTACCAGCCGATCGTGCGGCTGGAAGATCGCTCGATCGCCGGCTTCGAGGCGTTGGCGCGCTGGGATCATCCCAAGCTCGGCCGGATGTCGCCGTCGGAATTCATTTCGATTGCGGAGGAGATCGGCCTGATCGTCGACCTCGGCATGTTCGTGATGGACCAGACCGCGCGCCAGCTCGCGATCTGGCAGCGCGCGATGCGTTCGCGCGAGCCGATCTTTGCCTCCGTCAACGTCTCCTCGCGGCAGTTGCTGCGCCACGACCTGATCCACGACATCCGCACCGTGCTGTCGCGCTCCTCGGTGGCGCGCGGCACGCTGAAACTTGAACTGACGGAATCGCTGGTCATGGAGAACCCGGAGCACGCGGCGCAGATGCTGACGCGCATCCGCGAACTCGGCACCGGCCTGTCGCTGGATGATTTCGGCACCGGCCATTCCTCGCTGGCCTACCTGCAGCGCTTCCCGTTCGACACCATCAAGATCGACCAGTCGTTCGTGCGCACCACCAGCCGCGGCACCCGCCCGGTGATCCTCAAATCGATCATCGCGCTCGCTCATGACCTCGGCATGGACGTGGTGGCCGAGGGCGCCGAGACCGATTCGGACGCGGTCGAGCTCTATCAGCTCGGCTGCGAATACGCGCAAGGCTTTGCCTTCGGCGAGCCGATGGACGCCGACGCGGCGATGCGGCTGCTGACGGAAGAGCGGCTGGAAGCGGCGAGCTGAGTCGTTCCGAAGCGGGCGAGTGAAGCTCCACACTCCCGTCATCACCCGCGAAGGCGGGGGATCCAGTACGCCGCGGCCTGTCGGTTCAATCATCAGCTTCTCTGGGATACTGGATCGTCCGCCTTCGCGGACGATGACAGCAACAATTATTCTCGCGGCATGACCTGCCCGGAGTTTTGCTGGAAACCTTGCCCTCGAAATACAGAGGGCGCAGGGAAGACCGGGTGCGCGCTGCACCCGCGGTCTCATGTGCGATGTGCATAAAGATATGCTGCACATGAGCATACAGGTTCAGCGGAGAGCATCCGGCCTTCCCTGCGCAATGGCTTTACGGCTTATACGATTTCGTCCTGGTGACCGGCTTTCTTGCCACCATCATCGACGTCAGCTTTCGCTTCCGCCGACTTGACGCCAGCACCGGGGCGTCGGACCCAAACGATTTCGCCGTACGCTTTTGCCACGCTCGTCAGTCGCAGCCTTCGCGTCCATCGCATCCCACCGCACGGTCGTGACGATCGCGATCGCCCCTCTTGTCGCGGTAGACGGGCGGAGTTGAACTCCTGATTTGCCCGACGGGGCAACGGGAATATTTTTTCGCGAGGGACTGGACAGGTTTTTGCGTGACCGCCCTGATTTGCCCGTCGGGTTGATTTGTCGCAGGCATTTGTCGTTGCGGGCGCAGGCGAAACAGTGCATGGCGCGGCAGGCAAGAGGGCGGTACGACGCGTTTTCTCTACGCGAACCGACATCCGCTTCGCTCGAAAACGCTCTAAAACTCCCCGCCGTCGCGGGGACGGCGCGGCGGCGGTATCTTCCTGAACTTCACGCTCTTGCCATCCGACTGCCGGGTCGCGATGTAGCCGCCGTCGAGGCAGGCTTCGCGCTGTGGCATCTTCTCCTGCGGGCTGCGCTCGGTCTCCCACCACGAGGCGCGATGGGCCGCGCGCGGCAGCGCCGCATCGATGATCTCCTCGATCTGCTCGAAGGTCAGCACGAATTCGGGAAGCTTCTGCTTCTTCAGGTAGTCCCGCAGCAGGTCGTAATCGTTCACCAAAATCCCCGATGGTGGTTGGCGCAAAACGGCTCATTTCCTCAACCAAGCGTTAACTCATTATTCTATCGCTGTCGCCGCTTAAGGCAGCAACAACGTATCCGATGCATACAGACGGGCTGGGAGCGGACGATGCTATTCGGACGGCGAAAAGGCGTGGCCGGCAGAGGGCCGTTCAGGAAGGATCCGGCGAGGCGGCCCTGGCGGCTGTCGGCCAAGCTATTGATCGCGTCCTCGGTCCTGACCGTCATCGGCTTTTCCGCGATCTGCGCCAGTGTCATGCTCGACATGCGCCGCGGCGAGGAGCAGCTGGCACGCCAGACGCTCGAGAACCTCGCCTCGGGCATCGACGCCGACATCAACCGCAATATCGAGCTGTACGACCTGTCGCTGCGCGCCGTCGCCAGCAATATCGTGATGCCGGAGACCAAGAACGTCAGCAAGGAGATCCGGCATCTGATCCTGTTCGATCATGCCGCCACCGCCAAGCATTTCGGCGCCATCCAGGTGTTCGACGCACAGGGCAAGCTGGTCGTCGATGCGGCGAGCCTCGACCCGGTGCCCGAAAATCGCAGCGACGAGGAATATTTCAGGGCGCATCTCGACAGCCCGGACACCGGCCTGTTCGTCAGCCGCCCGATGCTGCATCGCGGCGCCTATTCCATCGTGCTGAGCCGGCGTATTACCGGCAATGACGGCAGCTTTCAGGGCGTGGTCGCGGGCTCGATCCGCTTCAGCTATTTCCACGATCTGTTCGGCCGATTGCAGCTCGGCTCGAACGACATCATTACTGTTTTTCGCCGCGATGGCACCGTCATCATGCGAACACCGTTCGATCTCGACGTCATCGGCCACAATATGAGCCAGGTACCCGGTATGCACCAGGTGCTGACCCAACCGAGCGGATCATATTCGAGGCCAAGCGTGGTCGATGGCCTGAGCCGCCTGTTCGTATGGCGCGACAGCGGCTTCTCTCTTATTGTTCAAGTCGGAAAGCCCTGGGAGAACATCCTTAACCTGTGGCGCACCGAAGCGACGCGGATCGGCGCGATCATGACGGCGCTGGTTCTGGTCGTGCTCGGCACCACGCTGTTCCTGGCCCGCGAGATCGGCCGCCGCGCCGAGGCCGAGGAAAGACTGGAAGAACTCGCAACCACCGACGCGCTCACCGGGTTACGGAATCGCCGCAAGTTCGATGCCGATATCGACCTCGAATGGCGGCGCGCAGCACGCAGCGGAACGCCGGTCGCCTTGCTGATGCTCGATGCCGATCATTTCAAATCCTACAACGACACCTGGGGCCATCAGGCCGGCGACCAGGTGCTGGTCGGCATTGCAATCTGTATTTCGGACGCGGTGCGGCGGGCCGGCGATTGCCCGGCGCGTTTCGGCGGCGAGGAATTCGCGGTGCTGTTGCCCGGCCTGTCGAGCATAGAGGCCTTCAAGGTGGCCGAAACCATCCGCCTGAAGGTCGAACACTGGTCGGAAGATCCCAGCGTCACCACCGTCAGCATCGGCGTCGCCAGCATGATTCCGGTCGCGTCGCTGGACTGGTCCGACCTGATCGAAGCCGCCGACAAGGCGCTCTACGCCGCCAAGGCCAACGGCCGCAACCAGTCCGTCCTCGCCAGCCTGCCGCAGTTGGCGCTGGTGGCGTGATGTCATGCCCGCGAAGGCGGGCATCCAGTACGCCGCGCTGTTTCGGGTTGAACACTACCGCCGCGGAGTACTGGATCATCCGCTTTCGCGGATGATGACAGCGGAGTGTGAGCGCTAGGTCTCATTCACTTCTCCAGATACTTCTTCATCTCCGCGCGCAGGCCGTCGCGCAGATCGGGGCGCGCCATGCCGTAGGCGATGTTGGCGCGCAGGAAGCCTGGCTTGGAGCCGCAATCGTGCCGCTCGCCCTCGAATTCGACACCGTAGAATTTCTGCGTTTTTGCGAGGCCGATCATCGCGTCGGTGAGCTGGATCTCACCGCCGGCACCGCGCTCCTGGGTTTCGAGAATCTTGAAGATCTCCGGCTGCAGGATATAGCGCCCGGTGATCGAAAGGTTCGATGGCGCGGTGCCCTTCGGCGGCTTCTCCACCATGCCGTCGACTTCGAACATGTTGGAGGCTGTGCGCTTGCCGACGCCGCAGATGCCGTATTGATGGGTGAGATGGTCGGGCACGCCCTCGACCGCGAGCAGGTTGGATTTCTCGCCGAGCTTGCTCGCGGCATCGATCATCTGCTTGAGACAGCCCGGCGTGTTGAGCACCAGTTCGTCCGGCAGCACGACGGCAAAGGGTTCATCGCCGATGATGTCGCGTGCGCACCACACCGCATGGCCGAGACCGAGCGGCGCCTGCTGGCGGGTGAAGCTGGTGGCGCCGGCCGCAGGCTGGTCGCGGGCCAGGATGTCCTGCTCGGCCTTCTTGTTGCCGCGCGCGGCCAGCGTGGTGTCGAGCTCGAACATGAAGTCGAAGTGATCCTCGATCACGCCCTTGTTGCGCCCGGTGACGAAGACGAAATGCTCGATGCCGGCTTCCCTGGCTTCGTCGTAGACATACTGGATCAGCGGCTTGTCGACGATGGTCAGCATTTCCTTCGGCATCGCCTTGGTGGCGGGCAGGACGCGGGTGCCGAGACCGGCAACCGGGAAAACGGCTTTTCGGATTTTCATGGGGATGGTCGGGCCTTGAAAACGAGGAGAAAGGAAATGCGTTGATCGCACGTTGGTAACCGGTTTGCAGCCGGGAACAAAGGCGGATGTGTGGAGGTGATCTGCCGTCTTCCGCTACACCTCCCCTTGCAGAAGCCTGCGGAAACAACAAAATCTGGCCTTTGTTAAGCTATTGGAAACCGTGACAAGGCCTTCTGAAACGGGTTCCTGCGGCTGATAGGCACGACATGCGTTGGACGGAATCGGCGATGAACAAACGAACCGGCGCGATCATGGTTGCGGCGGCGCTGCTGCTTTTCGACCCCGCGCTGATATCTGGCAAAGCCAATGCCCAAACCTCCGGCAATAACGGGGTTTCGAACTTTCTCGGCAATCTCTTCTCCGGGCCGAAATCGGCGCCCTCGCCACAGGCAACGCCGGGCCCCGACGGCGCGCCACCGCCCTGGAGCGGCGAGGACGGCGCCTCCGGGCACCCCTTGATGACGGCCTCGGCGATCCGCGAGGCGGCCGCGAATTTCCCAAACTGTGTCGCCGGGATGTGGCCCGATGCCGCACGCCGCGGCATCACGCAGCCGAACTTCGAGCGCTTCACGGCGGGGCTCGAGCCTGACCTGCGCATCATGGACCTGATGGATTCGCAGCCCGAATTCACCAAGGCGATCTGGGACTATCTCGATATCCTCGTGAACGACAACCGGCTCGCCAAGGGCCGCGAGATCCTCGCCAAGTACAAGCCGCAGTTCGACGCGGCGGAGAAAGCCTACGGCGTCGACCGCTACGCAGTCGCGGCGATCTGGGGCATCGAATCGAATTACTCGACCCAGATGGGCGATCGCAACGTGGTGCAGTCGACCGCGACGCTGGCCTGCATCGGCCGCCGCCAGGCCTATTTCAAGGACGAGTTCCTCACCGCATTGGAAATCCTCAACCGCGGCGATCTGCGGCCCGAGCAGATGCGCGGCTCCTGGGCCGGCGCGTTCGGGCCGACGCAATTCATGCCGACCGCCTTCAAGCGCTACGCCGTCGACGGCGACGGCGACGGCCGCCGCGACGTGGTCGACAACGCCGCCGACCTGATCGCTTCCACCGCCAACAACCTCAAGAAGGACGGCTGGCAGACCGGCCAGACCTGGGGCTACGAGGTGGTACTGCCGCAGGGTTTTGACTTCATGCTGGCCGACAAGGCCAAGGCGATGACAACAGCGCAATGGCAGGGCAAGGGCCTGAAGCGCGCCGATGGCAAGCCGTTCCCGAACTCGACCGACAAGGTCTACCTGCTGGCGCCGGCCGGCGCCGCGGGACCGGGCTTCCTGATGCTGCAGAATTTCCGGGTGATCATGAAATACAACCCGGCCGAGGCCTATGCGATGGCGATCGGGCACTTCGCCGACCGCCTGCGCGGCGGGCCGCCCTTCGTGCAGCCCTGGCCGCGGCAGGAACGGGTGCTGTCGAAGGCCGAGCGGCTGGAACTGCAGCAGCTGCTGGCCCAGCGCGGCTTCTACAAGGGCACTCCGGACGGCCAGTTCGGCGGCCAAACCCGGGAGGCGCTGCGCAGCTTCCAGGCCTCTATCGGGGCGCCGGCGGACGGATTCGCCTCCTCCGACGTGCTGGAGCGGCTGCGGGCGCGCTGAAGCGTCCTGCAGCTTCGGAACGGGGGCTCTACTCTCTTGTTTTGACGCGTTTTCTTTACGCGAACCGGCGTCCACCCCGGATCAAGTCCGAAGGCATGCTTCGCTCGAAAACGCTCCAGGTTTCCGGCCCGAAGTAACCCTGAAAACCACAATTTGGCCGGCGGCTTGACGGTTGTGCCCGAAGCCCGGTTTATGGGCGCGAAATCTGCCCGCTTGCGGCCCGATTCCGCTATTATGCTGATGCCTTCCATTTCATTGCGACCGAGCCGGATGCCGAAGCCAAAGTCCTTTTTTCGCGTATTCACCGAGACCGGTCCCCTGGTCGCGCTGGCGGTTGCGCTCGCGCTTCTGATCGGGATCGCAGGCCCCGCCTCGGCGCAGTTCTTCAATTTTGGTAATTTTGGTGGCCCGCCGCAGCGTCCGGCGCCGCGCAGCAATGGCGGCCCCGGCGGCTGGTTCGGCGGCGACTTCTTCGCACCGTTCCAGCAGCAGGCCCCGCAAGCGCCACGGCAGGATTTTTCCAGGGCGCCGGCGCCCGCCAAGCGCGACACCGTACCGGAACGCAACGTGCTGGTGCTCGGCGACGCCATGGCCGACTGGCTCGCCTATGGCCTGGAAGACCTTTACGCCGAACAGCCCGACATGGGCGTCATCCGCAAGCACAAGACCGTTTCCGGCCTGATCAAGTATCAGCCCAAAGGCGAGCCGGCGGACTGGGCCGCTGCCGCCAGGGGTATTCTCGCCACCGAGAAGCCGGATGCCATCGTCGTCATGCTCGGCCTCAACGACCGTGTCGCGATCCGCGAGCCGGTGGCGGAAAAAAAGTCCGACAAGAAAGACGACAAGGACAAGAAGGACGCGCGCGCCAAACCGGATGCCAAACCGGGCGACGCGAAGAAGCCGGAAGGCGACGCCGCGGCCAAGACCGACGACAAGCCGGTCGATACCGAATTGTCGCCCGACGATGCTGCCGACAATGACGTGCCACCGGTCATTGCGCCGGAAAAGAGCGCACGCTCGGCGAACGGCATCTACGCGTTTCGCGAGGAACGCTGGGTCGAACTCTACACCAAAAAGATCGAGGAGATGATCGGCATCCTGAAATCCAAGGGCGTGCCGGTGCTGTGGGTCGGCCTGCCTGCGATACGCGGGCAGCAGGGCACGGCCGACATGCTGTTTCTCGATGCGCTGTACCGTGACGTCGCCGGCAAGGCCGGCATTACCTATGTCGATGTCTGGGACGGGTTTGTCGACGAAGCCGGACGCTTCGTGCAGAAGGGCCCCGACTTCGAAGGCCAGATGCGCCAACTGCGCTCGGCCGACGGTGTGTATTTCACCAAGCCCGCCGGCGCACGCAAGCTCGCGCATTATGTCGAGCGCGAAATCACGCGCCTGTTGGCCTCGCGTTCCGGCCCGATCGCGCTGCCGACCGAACCCGCGACGCCCGACGCCAATGCCGAACCCGGCAAGCCGGCGCCGCGTCCGCTGGCCGGACCGATCCTGCCGCTGGTGGCGTCATCCGTCGGCACCGATCAGTTGCTCGGCGGACCCGGCACGCGCCCGGCCGCCGTCGACGCACTCGCCGCGCGCACGCTGGTGAAGGGCGAGGCGCTGGCGCCGCCGGCCGGCCGCGCCGACGATTTCGCCTGGCCACGCCGCGAAATCGGCCGCGAGCAGGCCAAGGGCGAGACGCCGGTCGCGACCACCGCGCCGGATGGAACGGTGCCAGTCGCGCCCGGGCAGAAGCAGCTCCTGCTGCCGCAGCAACCACCTCCGCCGCAGCAGAAGAAACAAATTCGACCGGCGCAGGCCGCACCGTCATTGCGCGATTTCTTCGGCGGTTTCGGTACGGCGCCGCGTCAGGCCCCGCCGCCACAGGCCGCGCCGCCTCGCGCTCCGGGACCGGCGATCCCACGCCCGCCGGGCAACGTCGGACGATCGGCGGCCGTACCTGACGGAAGCTTCACGCGATAGATGCTGTGTCGCGCGTTAAGACGAGTCATTCCGGGGCGATGCGAAAGCATCGAACTACGGCGCGCAATTGCGCACCTGAGAATCTCGAGATTCCCCGATGTGCAATTGCACATCTGAGGTTCGCGCTACGCGCCCCGGAATGACAGCCGAAGGCTAACCGTAATACCGCCAGCGCGGCGGCGGGCGGCGCGGCGGACGCGTCATCATCAACGCCAGCGCAAATCCGATACCGCCCGCGACCAAGAGCGCGCCGAGCGGATTTTCCTGCACGGTCCGCGCCACCGCCTTCCGGCCGCCGCGGATGGTGTCGCCGCTGTTATCAAGCGCGTCCTTGGCATAATTGACGGCAGCATCGCCGGCGTCGCGGGCGACGTCCTTGGCCTGGCCGTACAGATTCTGCACCGTGCCTGCCGCTTCGCGCACGCGTCCCTCGGCCTGCGTCTTCGCATCGCCGATCATGTCACCAACAACGCCTTCGGCCTTGCCGGCGAAATCCTTCGCCGCACCGGCGATCCGATCCTTGTCCATCTCGATCACTCCTGTTTCAGGGATGTAACCGACAAAGCCCGATCAGGTTCCGAGCCTCACAAAATCAGCCCGCCATCGACCACCAGCGTCTGGCCGATGATGTAGGACGACAGCGGCGAGGCCAGGAACAGCGCAGCGCCGGCCATGTCGGCGGGGGTGCCAAGCCGCTTCAGCGGGATCCGCTCGATCGCGCCTTCAAGGCGCTTCGGATTGGCCGTCGTCGCCTTGGTCATCTTGGTGTCGACCAGGCCCGGCGCGATGCCGTTGACGCGAATCCCGTTCTCGGCCCACGCCTCGCCGAGCGTGCGCGTCAACCCGACCGCGCCGGTCTTCGAGGCGTTGTAGGCCGGATTGCCCATGGTGGAATGATAGGCCGCGGTCGAACTGACGATGATCAGCGAGCCTTTGGCAACACTCAGCATCGCATGGAATTTGGTCGCGCAGGCCATCAGGCTGATCAGGTTGACTTCCAGAACTTTTCGAAAGCCGTCCATCTGGAATTCGCCGCGGCGGTAAATCACCGCGCCCTGCGCCAGCACCAGCACGTCGAGCTTCTCGAACGGCGGCTTGAAAGTATCGATCGCTTGCGGATTGCCGACGTCGAGCTGGAAATAGTCGAGGCCCGCGAGATCCGAGCCTTCGGCAGCGGAGTAGTCGGTCGCCGCCGCGCGGGTGCCGCACACGGCTGCTCGTGCGCCCTTGGCGCAGAACGCCTGCGCGATGCCGTTGCCGATGCCGCTGGAGCCGCCGACCACCAGCACCTGCTTGCCGCTGAAATCCAGTTCGTTCATCCCGCGATCCTTTTTCTTGTTTGCCCGCAGACCATGCGCGTTTGACCTGT
The Bradyrhizobium sp. KBS0727 genome window above contains:
- a CDS encoding DUF459 domain-containing protein — encoded protein: MPKPKSFFRVFTETGPLVALAVALALLIGIAGPASAQFFNFGNFGGPPQRPAPRSNGGPGGWFGGDFFAPFQQQAPQAPRQDFSRAPAPAKRDTVPERNVLVLGDAMADWLAYGLEDLYAEQPDMGVIRKHKTVSGLIKYQPKGEPADWAAAARGILATEKPDAIVVMLGLNDRVAIREPVAEKKSDKKDDKDKKDARAKPDAKPGDAKKPEGDAAAKTDDKPVDTELSPDDAADNDVPPVIAPEKSARSANGIYAFREERWVELYTKKIEEMIGILKSKGVPVLWVGLPAIRGQQGTADMLFLDALYRDVAGKAGITYVDVWDGFVDEAGRFVQKGPDFEGQMRQLRSADGVYFTKPAGARKLAHYVEREITRLLASRSGPIALPTEPATPDANAEPGKPAPRPLAGPILPLVASSVGTDQLLGGPGTRPAAVDALAARTLVKGEALAPPAGRADDFAWPRREIGREQAKGETPVATTAPDGTVPVAPGQKQLLLPQQPPPPQQKKQIRPAQAAPSLRDFFGGFGTAPRQAPPPQAAPPRAPGPAIPRPPGNVGRSAAVPDGSFTR
- a CDS encoding CsbD family protein, yielding MDKDRIAGAAKDFAGKAEGVVGDMIGDAKTQAEGRVREAAGTVQNLYGQAKDVARDAGDAAVNYAKDALDNSGDTIRGGRKAVARTVQENPLGALLVAGGIGFALALMMTRPPRRPPPRWRYYG
- a CDS encoding SDR family NAD(P)-dependent oxidoreductase, giving the protein MNELDFSGKQVLVVGGSSGIGNGIAQAFCAKGARAAVCGTRAAATDYSAAEGSDLAGLDYFQLDVGNPQAIDTFKPPFEKLDVLVLAQGAVIYRRGEFQMDGFRKVLEVNLISLMACATKFHAMLSVAKGSLIIVSSTAAYHSTMGNPAYNASKTGAVGLTRTLGEAWAENGIRVNGIAPGLVDTKMTKATTANPKRLEGAIERIPLKRLGTPADMAGAALFLASPLSSYIIGQTLVVDGGLIL